A single window of Pygocentrus nattereri isolate fPygNat1 chromosome 24, fPygNat1.pri, whole genome shotgun sequence DNA harbors:
- the LOC108439743 gene encoding gamma-aminobutyric acid receptor subunit rho-3 — protein sequence MRLILLSLRLLCLACLWPVTLLNNHYPSRKKNKDVHLEEHAKHKYGGRIDHKVKKQDSTKSLLIKTEQLLRIEEHDFAMRPGFGGSAIPVGIDVQVESLDSISEVNMDFTMTLYLRHYWKDERLAFPSGNNLSRTFDARLVKKIWVPDVFFVHSKRSFIHDTTMENIMLRVYPDGNILYSVRITVTALCTMDFSSFPLDTQNCSLELESYAYNENDLMLYWKNGNDSLRTDEIVLSQFFIEQFNPSSGLAFYSSTGWYNRLYINFILRRHVFFFMLQTYFPTMLMVVLSWVSFWIDRRAVPARVSLGITTVLTMSTIITGVSTSMPQVSYVKAVDIYLWASFLFVFLSVIEYAAVNYFTTMEEMKKLKNGKLSEFDASQAMAFDGCFHDTDVELSPYPPLADLSMDQQVSSQSSTVPDPPPVLGTRLRRSRPLRYRLQLLMSNSYIIDSYSRILFPLAYVLFNIIYWSIYT from the exons ATGAGGCTGATTCTGCTGAGCCTCAGGCTGCTGTGCCTGGCCTGCCTGTGGCCCGTCACCCTGCTTAACAACCACTACCCCAGCCGCAAGAAGAACAAGGACGTACACCTGGAAGAGCACGCCAAGCATAAATATGGAGG CCGGATTGACCACAAGGTCAAGAAGCAGGACAGCACAAAGTCTCTCCTCATCAAgactgagcagctgctgagGATCGAGGAACATGACTTTGCCATGCGGCCTGGCTTTGGAG GTTCTGCCATTCCTGTAGGCATAGACGTGCAGGTGGAGAGTTTGGACAGCATCTCAGAGGTCAACATG GACTTCACTATGACCCTCTACCTGCGACACTACTGGAAGGACGAGCGGCTGGCTTTCCCCTCTGGAAACAACTTGAGCCGCACCTTCGACGCCCGACTGGTGAAGAAGATCTGGGTGCCAGACGTTTTCTTTGTCCATTCAAAGCGTTCCTTCATACACGACACCACCATGGAGAACATCATGTTGAGGGTCTATCCTGATGgcaacatcctctacagtgtcAG GATAACAGTGACCGCTCTGTGCACCATGGACTTCAGCAGTTTTCCTCTGGACACCCAAAACTGCTCTTTGGAGCTGGAGAGCT ATGCTTACAATGAGAATGACCTCATGCTGTACTGGAAGAACGGGAACGACTCTCTCAGAACAGATGAGATTGTTCTCTCACAGTTCTTCATTGAACAGTTTAACCCATCCAGTGGACTGGCCTTCTACAGCAGCACAG GCTGGTATAACAGGCTGTACATCAACTTCATCCTCAGGAGACATGTTTTCTTCTTCATGCTGCAGACCTACTTCCCCACAATGCTGATGGTCGTCCTCTCCTGGGTGTCCTTCTGGATTGACAGACGGGCCGTACCTGCCCGCGTCTCACTTG GAATCACCACGGTGTTGACCATGTCCACCATCATAACGGGCGTATCAACATCCATGCCCCAGGTGTCCTATGTGAAAGCAGTGGACATTTACTTGTGGGCCAGCTTCCTGTTTGTCTTCCTGTCGGTCATCGAGTACGCTGCAGTCAATTACTTCACCACCATGGAAGAGATGAAGAAATTGAAGAACGGAAAG CTATCAGAATTTGATGCATCTCAGGCCATGGCTTTCGATGGCTGCTTCCATGACACAGATGTAGAGCTGAGCCCCTACCCACCGTTGGCTGACCTCAGCATGGACCAGCAGGTGTCCTCACAAAGCTCCACAGTGCCTGACCCCCCTCCGGTGCTGGGCACACGGCTGCGGCGCTCGCGGCCACTGCGTTACCGTCTCCAGCTGCTCATGAGCAACAGCTACATCATCGACTCCTACTCCAGAATCCTGTTTCCTCTGGCCTACGTCCTCTTCAACATCATCTACTGGAGCATCTACACTTGA